A DNA window from Haliovirga abyssi contains the following coding sequences:
- a CDS encoding 3-deoxy-D-manno-octulosonic acid transferase: MIYIYNILRVILILIGYLFNPDFFKKRVKENFDDLMSDDYIWIHMSSVGEVNLSEPLINKFLSDTDYKILLTIFTDTGMEMAKKKYLKNKRVVIKYFPLDNVKTIKKILNKINVKLVVLIETEIWFNLIDIVYKKTKIVLVNGRISDKSYKRYLKIKLLLKNRLNKITLLMMQTKLDSSRIEELGADSKNIKTIGNIKFNIDLEKYNENVIKEIKEKFKLKDRKNFVCGSTHDTEEEIILDIYKELKNTTVFLVPRHIDRCEKIEKELLKNFNYVKYSDSKVVKTPDIILVDKIGELRKLYQLADITFVGGTLTNVGGHSLLEPLFYRKTPIFGKYIQNVKEIALEIEKRGIGYMVKNKDEFKEKIDEITNENIEKNIKKDEIDIFFKENSENLKNVYNNLIDII; this comes from the coding sequence ATGATATATATATATAATATTTTAAGAGTTATTTTAATTTTAATAGGATATTTATTTAATCCAGATTTTTTCAAAAAAAGGGTTAAAGAAAATTTTGATGATTTAATGTCGGACGATTACATTTGGATTCATATGTCATCAGTTGGAGAAGTTAATTTGTCGGAGCCTTTAATTAATAAATTTTTATCAGATACAGATTATAAAATTTTATTGACAATATTTACAGATACAGGAATGGAAATGGCAAAAAAGAAATATTTAAAAAATAAAAGAGTAGTGATAAAATATTTTCCATTAGATAATGTAAAAACAATAAAGAAAATTTTAAATAAAATTAATGTAAAATTAGTTGTTTTAATTGAAACAGAGATTTGGTTTAATTTAATAGATATTGTATATAAAAAAACTAAAATTGTATTGGTAAATGGAAGAATTTCAGATAAAAGTTATAAAAGATACTTAAAAATTAAGCTGTTATTAAAAAATAGATTGAATAAAATAACATTGCTTATGATGCAGACAAAATTAGATTCTAGCAGAATAGAAGAATTAGGAGCTGATTCTAAAAATATAAAGACAATAGGAAATATAAAATTTAATATAGATTTAGAAAAATATAATGAAAATGTTATAAAAGAAATTAAAGAGAAGTTTAAATTGAAAGATAGAAAAAATTTTGTTTGTGGGAGTACGCACGATACAGAAGAAGAAATTATATTAGATATTTATAAGGAGTTGAAAAATACAACTGTTTTTTTAGTTCCAAGACATATAGACAGATGTGAAAAAATTGAAAAAGAGCTGTTAAAAAATTTTAATTATGTAAAATATAGTGATAGTAAAGTAGTAAAAACACCAGATATAATATTAGTTGATAAAATTGGAGAGTTACGAAAATTATATCAACTAGCAGACATAACTTTTGTAGGAGGTACATTAACAAACGTAGGTGGACATAGTTTGCTAGAACCACTTTTTTATAGAAAAACTCCAATTTTTGGAAAATATATACAGAATGTTAAAGAGATAGCATTAGAAATAGAAAAAAGAGGCATAGGATATATGGTGAAAAATAAAGATGAATTTAAAGAAAAAATAGATGAAATAACAAATGAAAATATAGAAAAAAATATAAAAAAAGATGAAATAGATATATTTTTTAAAGAAAACAGTGAAAATTTAAAGAATGTATATAATAATTTAATTGACATAATTTGA
- a CDS encoding DMT family transporter has protein sequence MKLNTKFKGYFLVFISVLFFSFMTLIVKLITKNNNIPGVEVTFFRFLIGFIIIYSIKSIKKKKIVPVNKKALWARAILNTLAVILFFVTIQLSTVTKANIYNLTYPIFVAIFAPFFLDEKLTLKKAFIVLLALIGTYLVVGFNFKEVGLGDITGILGGVVAGFAIISLRKARLTDESFTILYYLMKIGLVITFFSFVWFFKIPSVYELLLLVSVGAVSFLGQFFITEGYKYISALGGSILSSSRIFVAAILSIIFLGELLKLNVIIGGTLIFLSVVLINLGTD, from the coding sequence ATGAAATTAAACACAAAATTCAAAGGATATTTTTTAGTTTTTATATCAGTATTATTCTTTTCATTTATGACGTTAATAGTAAAATTAATAACTAAAAATAATAATATTCCAGGAGTAGAGGTTACATTTTTTAGATTTTTAATTGGTTTTATAATTATATATTCTATAAAATCTATTAAGAAAAAAAAGATTGTTCCTGTAAATAAAAAAGCATTGTGGGCAAGAGCAATATTAAATACTTTAGCTGTAATTTTATTTTTTGTAACAATACAGCTTTCCACAGTTACAAAAGCAAATATATATAATTTGACATATCCAATTTTTGTAGCAATATTTGCTCCATTTTTTTTAGATGAAAAATTAACATTAAAAAAAGCTTTTATTGTATTATTAGCACTTATTGGGACATATTTAGTAGTTGGATTTAATTTTAAAGAGGTGGGATTAGGAGATATAACAGGTATATTAGGTGGAGTTGTTGCAGGATTTGCAATTATATCATTAAGAAAAGCTAGATTAACAGATGAATCTTTTACAATATTATATTATTTAATGAAAATAGGTCTTGTAATCACATTTTTTAGTTTTGTGTGGTTTTTTAAGATTCCTTCAGTGTATGAGTTACTGTTGTTGGTTTCAGTTGGAGCAGTATCATTTTTAGGGCAATTTTTTATAACGGAAGGATATAAATATATAAGTGCATTAGGTGGTAGTATATTATCTTCTAGTAGAATTTTTGTTGCAGCAATATTAAGTATAATTTTTTTAGGAGAATTATTAAAGTTAAATGTAATTATTGGTGGGACATTAATATTTTTGTCAGTTGTATTAATTAATTTAGGAACAGATTAA
- a CDS encoding HU family DNA-binding protein, protein MTKKDFIEKYAEKVGESKRKAGEMADAFLEVVEEALVAGEGVQFVGWGTFEVRQNAERKGRNPRTGEEITIPAKKAVKFKVGKKLADKVNHK, encoded by the coding sequence ATGACAAAAAAAGATTTTATTGAAAAGTATGCAGAAAAAGTAGGAGAAAGCAAAAGAAAAGCAGGGGAAATGGCAGACGCATTTCTTGAAGTTGTAGAAGAAGCATTAGTAGCAGGAGAAGGAGTTCAATTTGTTGGTTGGGGAACTTTTGAAGTAAGACAAAATGCTGAAAGAAAAGGAAGAAATCCTAGAACTGGTGAAGAAATAACTATACCTGCAAAAAAAGCTGTTAAATTTAAAGTTGGTAAAAAATTAGCTGATAAAGTAAACCATAAATAA
- a CDS encoding ASKHA domain-containing protein, translating to MVKLYEENGKNILKNIMKSNYEINAPCGGNGTCGKCKIKILNGKFNDISKNEKLLLSEKEIENGIRLACMTEFKDKVEIEIIEKEEFYEKSLLEIDNKKLICTVDLGTTTIEMNFYNKENFEKVGEKKFFNPQIIYGADVISRILYAVESKEKLREIQKILIDRLNRELIGNIEKLVLAGNSTMQHIFLGISPKSLITPPYAPAFTEKKALKGLEIGLNVTGIEVMPNIAGYVGGDTYAVIMGYYNKKEDMDNIVIVDIGTNGEIVLIRDGKFYVTSTAAGPAFEGASLSCGMRATLGALSDIRIDEKVEIQTIGDKPLKGICGSGVIALLRELIYTETIGKDGNIKSKNRYYPFLNRRLKEQKFYLTEDIYISQNDIREIQMAKSSIRSAIDMMENNYDKIKKIIITGNFGKNLDKKGLIKIGLMPNIELDKIKIVDNLVISGLYRYITGEIDEKFYDEFHQKIEYIDLANSDNFKRKFIKNIDF from the coding sequence ATGGTTAAATTATATGAAGAAAATGGAAAAAATATATTAAAAAATATAATGAAATCAAATTATGAGATTAATGCCCCTTGTGGTGGAAATGGTACTTGTGGTAAATGTAAAATTAAAATTTTAAATGGAAAATTTAATGATATAAGTAAAAATGAAAAACTTTTATTATCAGAAAAAGAGATTGAGAATGGAATAAGATTAGCTTGTATGACAGAATTTAAAGATAAAGTAGAAATAGAAATTATAGAAAAAGAAGAGTTTTATGAAAAATCATTATTAGAAATAGATAATAAAAAGTTAATTTGCACAGTTGATTTAGGAACTACAACTATTGAAATGAATTTTTATAATAAAGAAAATTTTGAAAAAGTAGGAGAGAAAAAATTTTTTAATCCACAAATAATATATGGAGCAGATGTTATTTCAAGAATATTATACGCTGTAGAAAGTAAAGAAAAATTAAGAGAGATTCAAAAGATTTTAATAGATAGATTAAACAGAGAACTTATAGGTAATATAGAAAAACTTGTTTTAGCAGGAAATTCCACTATGCAGCATATTTTTTTAGGAATTTCTCCTAAAAGTTTAATAACACCACCATATGCACCTGCATTTACAGAAAAAAAAGCTCTTAAAGGGCTAGAAATAGGTCTTAATGTGACTGGAATAGAGGTAATGCCTAACATTGCAGGTTATGTTGGTGGAGATACGTATGCAGTTATTATGGGATATTATAATAAAAAAGAAGATATGGATAATATAGTTATAGTTGACATAGGTACAAATGGAGAAATAGTGTTAATTAGAGATGGGAAATTTTATGTTACATCAACTGCTGCTGGTCCTGCATTTGAAGGAGCATCTCTTAGCTGCGGAATGAGAGCTACGTTAGGTGCATTAAGTGATATTAGAATAGATGAAAAAGTGGAAATACAAACAATAGGAGATAAACCGTTAAAAGGAATTTGTGGTAGTGGAGTAATAGCTCTTCTTAGAGAGTTAATTTACACAGAAACTATTGGAAAAGATGGAAATATAAAATCTAAAAACAGATATTATCCATTTTTAAATAGAAGATTAAAAGAGCAAAAATTTTATTTAACAGAAGATATTTATATATCACAAAATGATATTAGAGAGATACAGATGGCAAAATCGTCAATAAGAAGTGCAATTGATATGATGGAAAATAACTATGATAAAATAAAAAAAATTATAATTACAGGAAATTTTGGAAAAAACTTAGATAAAAAAGGGTTAATAAAAATAGGGTTAATGCCGAATATTGAGTTAGATAAAATAAAAATTGTCGATAACCTAGTAATATCAGGGCTTTATAGATATATAACAGGAGAAATAGATGAAAAATTTTATGATGAATTTCACCAAAAAATTGAATATATTGACTTAGCCAACAGTGATAATTTTAAAAGAAAATTTATAAAAAATATAGATTTTTAA
- a CDS encoding divergent polysaccharide deacetylase family protein, whose translation MKKFIIVLAIIILGIFVYYEYNNYISNEKSNEIVSDIKNIKNEIINSNYKFELKDKSVTVFIEEDEIPEFRFDLKVLKEKRDAKNKNIINFFNGDIIAFKIKINWIKVNKLAILIDDVGENLSTAYKFSNIKEKLNFATIPFLRDSKKATSYLRKNGYNVILHMPMESLGSEYLNKRTKDLIRTTMTKKEIINRFEKGLENIGGAKGFNNHMGSKFTSNKEKMEELLEYVKEKNMYYIDSRTTSKSVGYKTAKELNIKTYYCSIFLDNEKNVEYIEKRIKLAVEKTKKYGKLVAIGHYNKITEEALENMIPYIKENGIKLVFLNEVIE comes from the coding sequence ATGAAAAAATTTATTATAGTTTTAGCGATTATTATTTTAGGAATATTTGTTTATTATGAATATAATAATTATATTTCAAATGAAAAGTCTAATGAAATAGTAAGCGATATAAAAAATATAAAAAATGAAATTATAAATTCAAATTATAAATTTGAATTAAAAGATAAAAGTGTAACTGTTTTTATAGAAGAGGATGAAATTCCAGAATTCAGGTTTGATTTAAAAGTTTTAAAAGAAAAAAGAGATGCAAAAAATAAAAATATAATTAATTTTTTTAATGGGGATATTATAGCTTTTAAGATAAAAATAAATTGGATAAAAGTAAATAAATTAGCGATATTAATAGATGATGTAGGAGAAAATTTATCTACTGCTTATAAATTTTCAAATATAAAGGAAAAATTAAATTTTGCAACGATTCCATTTTTAAGAGATTCTAAAAAAGCAACTTCTTATTTGAGAAAAAATGGATATAATGTTATTTTGCATATGCCAATGGAAAGCTTAGGAAGTGAATATTTGAACAAAAGGACAAAAGATTTAATTAGAACAACTATGACAAAAAAAGAGATAATAAATAGATTTGAAAAGGGATTAGAAAATATTGGTGGTGCAAAAGGTTTTAATAACCATATGGGGTCTAAATTTACATCAAATAAAGAAAAAATGGAAGAATTATTAGAATATGTAAAAGAAAAAAATATGTATTATATTGATAGTAGGACTACTTCTAAAAGTGTAGGATACAAAACTGCAAAAGAGTTAAATATAAAAACATATTATTGTTCTATATTTTTAGATAATGAAAAAAATGTAGAATATATAGAAAAAAGAATAAAATTAGCAGTTGAAAAAACTAAAAAATATGGGAAATTAGTGGCTATAGGACATTATAATAAAATTACAGAGGAAGCATTGGAGAATATGATTCCATATATAAAAGAAAATGGGATAAAATTAGTATTTTTAAATGAGGTAATAGAATAA
- the cmk gene encoding (d)CMP kinase: protein MEFIVAIDGPAGSGKSTIAKLLSDELGFVYLDTGAMYRAISLKVIQNKIDLSNLDEIENMLKNTILDIKDKNIILDKKDVSDEIRGREVSNFVSKVATVKLIREEMVRMQREISKGKRVILDGRDIGTVVFPNANLKIFLNATALERAKRRLLDYKKQGIGIEIETVLEEIKKRDKMDTERENSPLVKALDAIEIDTTDRKIEHIKNEILGLINKMIIDKIVVG, encoded by the coding sequence ATGGAATTTATTGTGGCGATAGATGGACCGGCTGGAAGTGGAAAAAGTACAATAGCAAAATTATTATCAGATGAATTAGGATTTGTGTATTTGGATACAGGAGCTATGTATAGAGCTATTTCTTTAAAAGTAATACAAAATAAAATAGATTTATCTAATTTAGATGAAATTGAAAATATGTTAAAAAATACAATCTTGGATATAAAAGATAAAAATATTATTTTGGATAAAAAAGATGTAAGTGATGAAATAAGAGGAAGAGAAGTATCAAATTTTGTATCAAAAGTAGCAACTGTAAAATTAATAAGAGAAGAAATGGTAAGAATGCAAAGAGAAATATCAAAAGGTAAAAGAGTTATATTAGATGGAAGAGATATAGGAACAGTTGTATTCCCTAATGCAAATTTAAAAATATTTTTAAATGCAACAGCATTAGAAAGAGCCAAAAGGAGATTGTTGGATTACAAAAAACAAGGAATAGGAATAGAAATAGAAACAGTATTAGAAGAGATAAAAAAGAGGGATAAAATGGATACAGAAAGAGAAAATAGTCCACTTGTAAAAGCTTTGGACGCCATTGAAATAGATACAACTGATAGAAAAATAGAACATATAAAAAATGAGATTTTAGGGTTGATAAATAAAATGATAATAGACAAGATTGTCGTAGGATAG
- the prmA gene encoding 50S ribosomal protein L11 methyltransferase, translating into MKWEQVEVMFDSDNIEATKDKIMNIFYDFGVRDLQIDEPMEKNPLDYYSNEHNFFRNNYSIIGYFPMNIYLEDKKIVFEEKLTEISEKENFIFQIFYGEVDEKDWQNVWKKYFFPEKIGERIVVKPTWKDYEKKDEDEIIIEIDPGLAFGTGTHPTTFLCVKMLEKYIKSGDSLLDIGTGSGILMIAGDKLGAGSLYGTDIDEEAIKAAEENLLLNGVLKDKFTIKKGDLLEAVCENKFDIVVSNILAKVIMDLLDDITKVIKSGGLFITSGIILEQKELVISKMKRVGFEIIDIMEEDGWISVVGRI; encoded by the coding sequence ATGAAATGGGAACAAGTAGAGGTAATGTTTGATTCAGATAATATTGAAGCTACAAAAGATAAAATTATGAATATATTTTATGATTTTGGAGTTAGGGATTTGCAAATAGATGAACCAATGGAAAAAAATCCTCTTGATTATTATTCAAATGAACATAATTTTTTTAGAAATAATTATTCTATTATTGGATATTTTCCTATGAATATATATTTGGAAGATAAAAAGATAGTTTTTGAAGAAAAATTAACAGAAATTTCAGAAAAAGAGAATTTTATTTTTCAAATTTTCTATGGAGAAGTGGATGAAAAAGATTGGCAAAATGTTTGGAAAAAATATTTTTTTCCAGAAAAAATAGGAGAAAGAATAGTTGTAAAACCAACTTGGAAAGATTACGAAAAAAAAGATGAAGATGAAATTATAATTGAAATAGATCCAGGGCTTGCTTTTGGGACAGGAACTCATCCAACAACTTTTCTATGTGTGAAAATGTTGGAGAAGTATATAAAATCAGGGGATAGTTTATTAGATATAGGGACAGGTTCTGGAATACTTATGATTGCCGGAGATAAGCTTGGTGCTGGTTCTTTATATGGTACAGATATTGATGAAGAAGCTATAAAAGCAGCAGAAGAGAATTTGTTATTAAATGGTGTTTTAAAAGATAAATTTACAATAAAAAAAGGCGATTTATTAGAAGCAGTATGTGAAAATAAATTTGATATAGTTGTTTCTAATATATTGGCAAAAGTGATTATGGATTTGCTCGATGATATAACAAAAGTTATAAAAAGTGGCGGTCTATTTATTACTTCTGGGATAATATTAGAACAAAAAGAATTAGTAATTTCAAAAATGAAAAGAGTAGGATTTGAGATAATAGATATAATGGAAGAAGATGGATGGATATCAGTTGTTGGGAGGATATAA
- a CDS encoding Rpn family recombination-promoting nuclease/putative transposase, translating to MCRINPRVDFAFKKLFGTESNKKLLIDLINSIVSEEDQVKELELKNPYNDKNFRNDKLSILDIKAIDQRGQWYNIEMQVIDQEYFDKRALYYWARLYSGQLSAGVNYDNLKKTISINILNFRCLDEEEYHNIYKIINSESGKEFIDHLEIHFIELEKYDEKMSTMLDRWVNFLKKAEGYDKNRLPKELAEVESIKKAVELLEDMSLNYEERESYEARLKWLRDEEAAIKTAEKKGFKKGIEAGRAEGKKEGREEGKKEGIEKIAKEALKNGLDLETIVKITGLSEKEISDLKK from the coding sequence ATGTGTAGGATAAATCCAAGAGTAGATTTTGCATTTAAGAAACTATTTGGGACAGAGTCAAATAAAAAATTATTAATAGATTTGATAAATTCAATTGTATCAGAAGAAGATCAAGTGAAAGAATTAGAATTAAAAAATCCTTATAATGATAAAAACTTTAGAAATGATAAGTTATCTATTTTAGATATAAAGGCAATTGATCAAAGAGGGCAATGGTATAATATAGAGATGCAGGTTATCGATCAAGAATATTTTGATAAGAGAGCGTTATATTATTGGGCAAGACTATATTCCGGGCAACTATCAGCTGGAGTAAATTATGATAATTTAAAGAAAACCATAAGTATAAATATATTAAATTTTAGATGTTTAGATGAAGAAGAATATCATAATATATATAAGATAATAAATAGTGAAAGTGGAAAAGAATTTATAGATCATTTAGAGATACATTTTATAGAATTAGAAAAGTATGATGAGAAAATGAGTACAATGTTAGATAGATGGGTAAATTTTTTAAAAAAAGCAGAAGGATATGATAAAAACAGATTACCAAAAGAGTTAGCAGAAGTAGAAAGTATAAAAAAAGCAGTAGAACTGTTAGAAGATATGTCATTAAATTATGAAGAGCGAGAAAGCTATGAAGCAAGATTAAAATGGTTAAGAGATGAAGAAGCTGCAATAAAAACAGCTGAGAAAAAAGGATTTAAAAAAGGGATTGAAGCAGGAAGAGCAGAGGGGAAAAAAGAGGGAAGAGAAGAAGGAAAAAAAGAAGGAATTGAAAAAATAGCTAAAGAAGCATTAAAAAATGGATTGGATTTAGAAACAATAGTAAAGATAACAGGATTAAGTGAAAAAGAAATTTCAGATTTAAAAAAATAA
- the nadB gene encoding L-aspartate oxidase: MRIIDELNPINFVDIEKIEVEKKEFIVIGTGISGLRAALEISKKSKVTLITKSEMIETNTNYAQGGVAVVFSEDDTFELHKQDTLYAGAGLCIEKAVDVLVEEGPLRVKELININTNFDKNDKGEINLTREAAHSKFRILHAGDTTGAEIERALTEEVKKQKNIEILEYNFLLDIIDKNSCLVHDIKKDEMKLFSFKGIIFATGSIGKVYKNTSNPDVATGDGLAIAYRNKVELSDIEFVQFHPTTFYKKGAPRFLISESLRGEGGILRNINGERFMAKYDSKKELAPRDVVSRSILTEMEKTNSECVYLDMTNLDKDYLYKRFPRITEFCMEYNIDIAKDYIPVSPAAHYIMGGISTDINGKTNKKEIYAVGEAARTGVHGANRLASNSLLEGLVFGKRAGEIALKEREKIKIEMKGIKFNINSKKEISSEEIEKIKENIEELMWEKVGIRREEKSLKDSLNEIGNIVEYIKQYKFKREDVVKGIELLNILTVAYLITEAALNRKESRGGHYRIDYPETLESERKHSVIIKD; the protein is encoded by the coding sequence ATGAGAATAATAGATGAGCTAAATCCAATAAATTTCGTAGATATAGAAAAGATAGAAGTAGAAAAAAAGGAGTTTATTGTTATAGGAACTGGAATATCAGGCCTTAGAGCTGCATTAGAAATATCTAAAAAATCAAAAGTAACATTAATAACAAAAAGTGAAATGATAGAAACAAATACTAATTATGCACAAGGTGGAGTTGCTGTTGTTTTTTCTGAAGATGATACTTTTGAACTACATAAGCAAGATACGCTATATGCAGGAGCAGGACTGTGTATAGAAAAGGCTGTAGATGTATTGGTAGAAGAGGGGCCTTTAAGAGTAAAAGAGTTAATAAATATCAATACGAATTTTGATAAGAATGATAAAGGGGAAATTAATCTAACAAGAGAAGCTGCACATTCTAAATTTAGAATTTTACATGCTGGAGATACAACTGGTGCTGAAATAGAAAGAGCGTTAACAGAAGAGGTAAAAAAACAAAAAAATATAGAAATATTGGAATATAATTTTTTATTAGATATTATAGATAAAAATAGTTGCCTAGTTCATGATATAAAAAAAGATGAAATGAAACTTTTTTCTTTTAAAGGTATTATATTTGCAACTGGAAGTATTGGAAAAGTATATAAAAATACAAGCAATCCAGATGTAGCAACTGGAGATGGATTAGCAATTGCATATAGAAATAAAGTTGAATTATCGGATATAGAGTTTGTACAATTTCATCCAACAACATTTTATAAAAAAGGTGCACCTAGATTTCTTATATCTGAATCATTAAGAGGTGAAGGAGGAATTTTAAGAAATATAAATGGAGAAAGATTTATGGCAAAATATGATTCAAAAAAAGAACTTGCTCCAAGAGATGTAGTTAGCAGATCTATTTTAACAGAAATGGAAAAAACAAATAGCGAATGTGTATATTTGGATATGACAAATTTAGATAAAGATTATTTATATAAAAGATTTCCGAGAATTACAGAATTTTGTATGGAATATAATATTGATATAGCAAAAGATTATATTCCAGTAAGCCCAGCAGCACATTATATAATGGGTGGAATATCAACAGATATAAACGGTAAAACAAATAAAAAAGAAATTTATGCTGTAGGAGAAGCTGCAAGAACAGGAGTACATGGAGCAAATAGGCTTGCAAGTAATTCTTTATTAGAAGGGTTAGTATTTGGAAAAAGAGCAGGAGAAATTGCTTTAAAAGAAAGAGAAAAAATTAAAATAGAAATGAAAGGGATAAAATTTAATATAAATTCTAAAAAAGAGATTTCTAGTGAAGAGATAGAAAAAATAAAAGAAAATATAGAAGAATTAATGTGGGAAAAAGTAGGGATTAGAAGAGAAGAAAAAAGTCTAAAAGATAGTTTAAATGAAATTGGGAATATAGTTGAATATATAAAACAGTATAAATTTAAAAGAGAAGATGTAGTAAAAGGGATAGAATTATTAAATATATTGACAGTTGCCTATCTTATAACAGAAGCCGCTTTAAATAGGAAAGAAAGTAGAGGAGGACATTATAGAATAGATTATCCTGAAACTTTAGAAAGTGAAAGAAAACATTCTGTAATAATAAAAGATTAA
- the surE gene encoding 5'/3'-nucleotidase SurE, producing MNILISNDDGIHAKGIEVLHDCLKEAGHNVYVIAPAKEESGTGHGVTLHRPLRLQKINKNNIHFGYAVDGKPSDCIKLGYWGVFKDKKIDMIISGINRGENLGTDVLYSGTVSAAAEGALSGVRSIAVSLYKPSENPNYETAGKFLVKFLEEIDELEFPKESLLNINVPDLKFEDILGYKYTKQGDRKYIDNFIERDDPRGDKYYWLGGEVCETGDDPNYDFNVVKSNYISVTPINLDLTDYKFLSNLKGEYNK from the coding sequence ATGAATATTCTAATATCAAATGATGATGGAATTCATGCAAAAGGGATAGAGGTATTACACGATTGTTTAAAAGAAGCAGGACATAATGTATATGTTATTGCACCAGCAAAAGAGGAAAGTGGAACAGGGCATGGAGTAACACTTCATAGGCCATTAAGATTACAGAAAATAAATAAAAACAATATTCATTTTGGATATGCTGTAGATGGGAAACCTTCTGATTGTATAAAGTTAGGATATTGGGGAGTTTTTAAAGATAAAAAAATAGATATGATAATTTCAGGAATAAATAGAGGCGAAAATTTAGGAACTGATGTACTTTATTCAGGAACTGTGTCAGCAGCAGCAGAGGGAGCTTTAAGTGGGGTTAGATCAATTGCAGTATCATTATATAAACCAAGTGAAAATCCAAATTATGAAACTGCTGGGAAATTTTTAGTTAAATTTTTAGAGGAAATAGATGAATTAGAATTTCCAAAAGAATCATTACTTAATATTAATGTTCCTGATCTAAAATTTGAAGATATATTAGGGTATAAATATACAAAACAAGGAGATAGAAAATATATAGATAATTTTATAGAAAGAGATGATCCAAGAGGAGATAAGTATTATTGGTTAGGTGGAGAAGTATGCGAAACAGGAGATGATCCAAATTATGATTTTAATGTTGTGAAATCAAATTATATATCAGTTACTCCAATAAATTTAGATTTAACTGATTATAAATTTTTGTCTAATTTAAAAGGAGAATATAATAAATGA